From the Paenibacillus sp. FSL H8-0548 genome, one window contains:
- a CDS encoding amidohydrolase has product MNQISSKFEPLPDWVAEQVVSWRRHLHQHPELSFQEHNTAAYVEQLLQQWEGLEISRPTATSVVAILRGAEPGPTVALRADMDALPIHEENSFDFVSTAPGVMHACGHDGHTAMLLAVAKILSEQREHLRGEIRFIFQHAEELPPGGAIELVNAGVVDDVDWVFGVHLASLLPVGQIGIRAGEMMASPDNFTIVVKGYGGHAAYPHRSIDVIAIGAQLVSHLQHIVSRLTDPLDRLVVSVTQFTAGSSHNVIPDSAVLKGTVRSFKSSVRKEVPELIKRMAEGVAAVYGATVDVQFIYGYEPVVNDEWLTSLVKEAAIELVGEEAVIATPPAMGGEDFSAYQQRVPGTFVNIGAGNEEAGIVYPHHHPKFTFDEDGLLNGVRLFLRVTEKLLSEQQG; this is encoded by the coding sequence ATGAATCAAATTAGTTCCAAATTCGAACCGCTACCTGATTGGGTAGCGGAGCAAGTGGTTTCCTGGAGAAGGCATTTGCACCAGCATCCCGAGCTATCCTTTCAAGAGCATAATACAGCGGCCTACGTGGAACAGCTCTTGCAGCAGTGGGAGGGACTTGAAATTAGTCGTCCTACAGCAACGAGTGTTGTCGCGATTTTGAGAGGCGCGGAGCCTGGACCAACTGTTGCACTGCGCGCAGATATGGATGCTCTTCCGATCCATGAGGAGAACAGCTTTGATTTTGTATCTACAGCTCCCGGAGTGATGCACGCCTGCGGACATGACGGTCATACGGCAATGCTGCTTGCAGTTGCAAAGATTCTATCTGAACAACGTGAACATTTGCGCGGAGAAATCCGTTTTATTTTTCAGCATGCGGAAGAGCTGCCGCCTGGCGGTGCAATTGAACTAGTTAATGCAGGTGTAGTTGATGATGTTGACTGGGTATTTGGCGTTCACCTTGCTTCATTGCTTCCTGTAGGGCAAATTGGTATTCGGGCAGGCGAAATGATGGCTTCTCCCGATAATTTCACTATTGTTGTTAAAGGGTATGGAGGTCATGCAGCTTATCCGCATCGATCTATCGACGTCATTGCAATTGGAGCACAGCTTGTTAGTCACTTACAGCATATAGTTTCAAGATTAACCGACCCACTGGATCGTCTTGTCGTTTCGGTTACGCAGTTTACGGCGGGCTCATCCCACAATGTCATACCAGATTCTGCTGTTCTGAAAGGAACGGTTCGCAGCTTTAAGTCATCTGTTCGAAAAGAGGTGCCTGAGCTTATCAAACGTATGGCAGAGGGGGTTGCAGCTGTTTATGGAGCAACGGTTGATGTCCAATTCATATATGGCTATGAGCCTGTTGTTAACGACGAATGGTTAACTAGTTTAGTTAAAGAGGCTGCGATCGAGCTAGTTGGGGAGGAAGCGGTTATCGCAACACCGCCAGCAATGGGGGGAGAAGATTTCTCAGCCTATCAGCAGCGTGTTCCAGGTACTTTCGTGAATATTGGAGCCGGGAACGAGGAGGCAGGCATTGTTTATCCGCATCATCACCCGAAATTCACGTTTGATGAGGATGGTTTATTGAATGGTGTGAGACTTTTTCTTCGGGTAACGGAGAAACTATTAAGCGAGCAGCAGGGATAA
- a CDS encoding polysaccharide deacetylase family protein yields MSLAKALGYEEGEKLLLINADDYGLCHSVNSGIQQLLLDQIVSSATIMMPCGWAREAALWSARHPQLDVGVHFTFTSEWDLYRWGPVNRKQNTDSLVTNENYFPRECKTFEQQADPEQVKMELIAQIEMALAMGMKPTHADNHMGSLYGLATGRNFLSIVLDVCASYGLPFRLPRYLLEENGQIAPPELAEQAKQLAQLADSKGVVILDYLVGLPFQLQEGETFDSLKANMQQLLQSLHPGVTELIIHPSLVTDELNAFHAQPLKRGMELELFRNAEIKQTLQDEGIRMIRWRELQKLQRDRTGFIT; encoded by the coding sequence ATGAGCTTAGCAAAAGCGCTTGGATATGAGGAAGGGGAGAAGCTCCTTCTGATAAATGCAGACGATTATGGATTATGTCATTCAGTTAATAGTGGCATCCAGCAGCTTCTGCTTGATCAGATCGTCAGCTCAGCTACTATTATGATGCCCTGCGGCTGGGCAAGAGAGGCAGCTCTTTGGAGTGCGCGCCACCCTCAGCTCGACGTTGGAGTTCATTTTACCTTTACAAGCGAGTGGGATCTTTATCGGTGGGGACCGGTGAATCGCAAACAAAATACAGACTCTCTTGTAACGAATGAGAACTATTTCCCTAGGGAGTGTAAAACATTTGAGCAGCAAGCGGATCCTGAGCAGGTTAAAATGGAATTGATTGCGCAAATAGAAATGGCTTTGGCTATGGGGATGAAGCCCACACATGCTGATAATCACATGGGGAGCTTATATGGCTTAGCAACAGGTCGCAATTTTCTTTCTATCGTCCTAGATGTATGCGCTTCCTATGGCTTGCCATTTCGTCTTCCTCGCTACTTGCTGGAAGAAAACGGGCAGATAGCGCCACCTGAGCTTGCCGAACAAGCGAAGCAGCTTGCTCAGCTTGCTGATTCCAAGGGCGTTGTCATTCTTGATTATTTGGTTGGACTGCCGTTCCAATTGCAGGAAGGCGAAACCTTCGATTCATTAAAAGCTAATATGCAGCAGCTGCTGCAAAGCTTGCATCCTGGCGTAACCGAGCTCATCATCCATCCATCACTTGTAACTGACGAGCTGAACGCCTTTCATGCCCAGCCGCTGAAGCGGGGAATGGAGCTGGAGCTGTTCCGTAATGCAGAAATTAAACAAACCTTGCAGGATGAAGGAATTCGCATGATTCGCTGGCGTGAGCTGCAGAAGCTTCAGCGTGATCGCACAGGCTTTATAACTTAA
- a CDS encoding LLM class flavin-dependent oxidoreductase codes for MKKLHLGIFDIQTPNQMTQGAWAHPENQSTRYNELAFWIEIAQLCERGLFDFIFFADSYGYSVNKRELAFREAVYTPGLDPLLSISALAAATKHLAFVSTASPSYEQPFANARRFSTLDHLTNGRIGWNVVAAGGLEGAACFGRDSILNHEERYDQAEEFLEVSYRLFEQSWEEDAVKVNRAERHYANASKVHIIKHEGRYFKVTASHACEPSPQRTPVLFQAGSSERGRDFAAKHAEGVFLKAPTMEALRAQVQDIRSRAASYGRGADELKIFTGLSAIVGETDEEAKQKLASFKAYSSREAALLTYENSTGIDLPSLDPNAPFTSMKTEQGRTHTERYTKHQNSILTIQQVMDNFAEKEFRGITICGKPETIVDHMQEWAEYTGIDGFNLERYLLPGTVSDFVELVVPELQKRGLFRTSYEESTLRERLFGKGNSKLPSSHPGARCRPIS; via the coding sequence TTGAAAAAACTACATCTAGGCATCTTTGATATCCAAACCCCGAATCAAATGACGCAAGGAGCTTGGGCTCATCCGGAAAATCAATCGACGCGCTATAACGAGCTGGCCTTCTGGATTGAGATCGCACAGCTCTGTGAGCGAGGTCTGTTTGATTTTATTTTTTTCGCGGATTCTTACGGATATTCTGTCAACAAGCGTGAGCTCGCCTTTCGCGAAGCCGTTTATACGCCTGGGCTTGATCCCCTGCTAAGCATTTCTGCGCTTGCAGCCGCAACGAAGCATCTTGCCTTTGTTTCTACAGCATCACCATCCTACGAGCAGCCCTTTGCCAATGCACGCCGGTTCTCAACGCTGGATCATTTAACAAATGGACGTATTGGCTGGAATGTCGTAGCTGCTGGCGGCTTGGAAGGCGCAGCCTGCTTCGGCCGAGACAGCATATTGAATCATGAGGAACGCTATGATCAAGCGGAGGAATTTCTAGAAGTCAGCTATCGGCTATTTGAACAAAGCTGGGAAGAGGATGCTGTAAAGGTCAACCGTGCTGAACGTCACTATGCCAATGCCTCGAAGGTACATATCATTAAGCATGAGGGCCGTTATTTCAAAGTAACCGCATCCCATGCTTGCGAGCCTTCACCTCAGCGCACACCTGTGCTCTTTCAAGCAGGAAGCTCCGAACGAGGACGTGATTTCGCTGCTAAGCATGCGGAAGGGGTTTTTCTAAAGGCGCCAACGATGGAGGCGCTTAGAGCCCAGGTACAGGATATTCGCTCACGTGCGGCCAGCTATGGTCGCGGTGCAGATGAGCTCAAAATATTTACAGGACTGTCCGCAATTGTCGGGGAAACAGACGAGGAAGCTAAGCAGAAGCTGGCCTCCTTCAAGGCCTACAGCAGCCGCGAAGCCGCTTTGCTTACTTATGAGAATTCAACAGGCATCGACCTTCCATCTTTAGATCCCAATGCTCCCTTTACAAGTATGAAAACAGAACAGGGGCGAACGCATACGGAACGATATACGAAGCATCAAAATTCTATTTTGACGATACAGCAGGTCATGGACAACTTTGCAGAGAAGGAGTTTCGAGGCATTACGATATGCGGAAAACCAGAAACCATTGTGGATCATATGCAGGAATGGGCGGAGTATACAGGCATAGATGGCTTCAATCTTGAGCGATATCTTCTCCCCGGCACCGTTTCCGATTTTGTAGAGCTCGTCGTTCCTGAGCTTCAAAAACGCGGCTTGTTCCGTACCTCTTATGAAGAAAGCACACTGCGGGAGCGTCTATTCGGCAAAGGCAATTCAAAGCTTCCCTCCTCACATCCAGGAGCTCGCTGCCGTCCAATTAGCTAG
- a CDS encoding MOSC domain-containing protein: MLQHNETAKLISLNVGKPVAIAHGSKEVLSGIFKQPSQVKHALSLTGLDGDGQGDLVHHGGPDKAVCVYFEKRYTYWREQLEKSFEYGAFGENFTLSSWTEDDLCIGDIVQAGEIILQVSQPRQPCYKLGLRHELPELPVHVQQKGYTGFYFRVLQAGNIKTGTTFTVIHRHPAGKTISEANRIMYIDKDDLSGIRELLEVEELAASWQDQLGKRLSRLLHAE; this comes from the coding sequence ATGTTGCAGCATAATGAGACGGCGAAACTTATATCACTTAATGTTGGAAAGCCGGTAGCGATTGCGCACGGCTCGAAAGAAGTATTATCCGGTATTTTCAAGCAGCCTTCACAAGTGAAGCATGCTCTTAGCCTGACTGGTCTGGATGGAGATGGACAGGGAGACTTGGTACATCATGGAGGCCCTGATAAAGCCGTATGTGTCTATTTCGAGAAGCGTTACACCTATTGGCGAGAACAACTGGAGAAATCATTTGAATACGGAGCCTTCGGTGAAAACTTCACCTTGTCGAGCTGGACAGAGGACGACTTATGTATAGGCGATATTGTGCAAGCTGGCGAAATTATTCTCCAGGTAAGTCAGCCGAGGCAGCCCTGCTATAAGCTTGGTTTAAGACATGAACTGCCAGAGCTGCCGGTTCATGTTCAACAAAAGGGATATACCGGATTTTATTTCCGAGTGCTGCAAGCGGGAAATATTAAGACGGGAACAACATTTACTGTTATACATAGACATCCGGCTGGCAAAACCATCTCAGAAGCAAATCGAATTATGTATATCGATAAAGATGACCTAAGCGGTATTCGCGAGCTGCTAGAGGTAGAAGAGCTGGCAGCCAGTTGGCAGGATCAGCTAGGCAAGCGATTGAGTCGATTGCTGCATGCAGAATAG
- a CDS encoding DUF58 domain-containing protein, with protein sequence MILFWFIVAALAILFVQGQIFQRFVLRRIHYERRFTTKTCYSGEQIELIEEMSNAKWLPVPWLRVESQLATHLHFQQLDNFSVSSGQLYQNHKSFFSLAPYTKITRKHRITCAKRGWYKLQTVTLTGGDLLGLSSISAQIPLQGELLVYPKPAQVPIHELPYHSWQGDQSVRRWIISDPFIIAGVRDYQAGDTYKQINWKATAKTGNLQVHQYDFTADRRLMIYLNVDDAEGMWRSVTDSALIERGIEWAAGAAEAVISQGMEVGFASNMPIVGMRESIHIEPRGGHEHLLGIFEEMAKLEIERTELFHHMLEREALSAYSERDVLMITSYWNEELEKQAEQLRYNGNAVAIWLLTDKAQTEKSVHEQANADAKASREGVTA encoded by the coding sequence ATGATTTTATTCTGGTTTATTGTTGCAGCGTTAGCTATCTTATTCGTGCAGGGCCAAATATTTCAACGTTTTGTTCTGCGTCGTATCCACTATGAGCGTCGTTTTACTACGAAGACCTGCTATTCTGGCGAACAGATAGAGCTCATAGAAGAGATGTCCAATGCAAAATGGCTGCCTGTTCCTTGGCTGCGTGTAGAATCTCAGCTAGCTACGCATTTGCACTTTCAACAGCTAGATAATTTTTCGGTTAGCAGCGGGCAGCTCTATCAGAATCATAAGAGCTTCTTCAGCCTTGCACCTTATACGAAAATCACCCGAAAGCATCGTATTACCTGTGCGAAGCGCGGCTGGTACAAGCTTCAAACCGTGACCTTAACTGGCGGTGATTTACTGGGGTTATCCTCGATATCCGCTCAAATCCCGCTTCAAGGGGAGCTTCTCGTCTATCCAAAGCCAGCACAGGTGCCTATTCATGAGCTGCCATACCACAGTTGGCAAGGCGATCAATCCGTCAGGCGCTGGATCATTAGCGATCCTTTCATTATTGCAGGGGTCAGAGATTATCAAGCAGGAGACACCTATAAGCAGATAAACTGGAAGGCAACAGCAAAAACAGGCAATCTTCAAGTCCATCAATATGATTTTACTGCTGACCGCAGGCTGATGATTTATTTGAACGTAGATGATGCAGAAGGCATGTGGCGAAGCGTAACCGACTCAGCACTTATTGAGAGAGGGATTGAATGGGCGGCCGGAGCAGCAGAAGCGGTTATTTCGCAAGGAATGGAGGTAGGCTTCGCATCTAATATGCCTATTGTTGGTATGCGGGAGAGCATACATATCGAGCCGCGCGGGGGACATGAGCATTTGCTTGGTATTTTTGAGGAGATGGCAAAGCTTGAAATCGAACGAACAGAGCTATTCCATCACATGCTGGAGCGAGAAGCTCTGAGTGCCTATAGCGAGCGAGATGTTCTCATGATTACCTCCTATTGGAATGAGGAGCTGGAGAAGCAAGCAGAACAGCTTCGATATAATGGAAATGCTGTTGCCATATGGCTGCTAACGGATAAGGCTCAAACGGAAAAAAGTGTCCATGAGCAAGCGAATGCAGATGCCAAAGCAAGCAGAGAAGGGGTGACCGCATGA
- a CDS encoding MoxR family ATPase, with the protein MSFEVIKQLAEQVRGNIGRVIVGKEEVVDLLLIGLITSGHVLLEDVPGTGKTMLAKSLAKSLALNFRRIQFTPDLLPSDLSGIHFYNQKISEFEFRAGPLFTHLLLADEINRATPRTQSSLLECMEERQISIDGETKHLERPFMVIATQNPVEHQGTFPLPEAQLDRFLFKIKMGYPTTEEGLQLLKRFKEHDPLSQLEPVAGIDVIAQAQKAYTSVRVTDDILYYLLQIVEQTRKRDEVSVGVSPRGSQALLRACQVHAILRGRDFVTPDDVKAMAKPVLAHRLAIRGMQRAANQADAIIDDIIRLTAVPAEAGLPVH; encoded by the coding sequence ATGTCTTTTGAAGTCATTAAGCAATTAGCTGAACAGGTCAGAGGCAATATTGGTCGTGTAATTGTAGGGAAAGAGGAAGTTGTTGACTTATTGCTCATTGGACTTATTACTTCTGGTCATGTTCTTCTTGAGGATGTGCCCGGAACAGGAAAGACCATGCTGGCAAAATCATTGGCGAAGTCTCTTGCGCTGAATTTTCGTAGAATACAATTTACGCCGGATTTGCTGCCTTCGGATTTGAGCGGCATTCATTTTTATAATCAGAAGATCAGTGAATTCGAATTCCGTGCAGGCCCTTTATTTACTCATTTGCTGCTTGCTGATGAAATCAACCGGGCAACTCCGCGTACCCAATCAAGCTTGCTGGAATGCATGGAGGAACGTCAAATAAGCATCGACGGAGAAACGAAGCATTTGGAGCGACCTTTTATGGTTATTGCGACTCAAAACCCTGTGGAGCATCAAGGAACATTCCCTTTGCCAGAGGCACAGCTCGATCGCTTCTTATTTAAAATTAAAATGGGCTATCCAACGACAGAAGAAGGCTTGCAGCTCTTAAAACGTTTTAAAGAGCATGATCCGTTATCTCAGCTGGAGCCAGTAGCAGGGATTGACGTCATTGCGCAAGCGCAGAAGGCCTATACTTCGGTTAGAGTAACGGATGATATCCTTTATTATTTGCTTCAAATCGTTGAACAGACGCGTAAGCGCGATGAGGTTTCTGTCGGCGTTAGCCCGCGGGGAAGTCAGGCGCTCTTGCGCGCTTGTCAGGTTCATGCCATATTAAGAGGCCGTGATTTTGTAACGCCGGATGATGTTAAGGCAATGGCCAAGCCTGTTCTTGCACATCGATTAGCGATACGCGGCATGCAGCGAGCAGCAAATCAAGCGGATGCCATTATTGATGATATTATTCGATTAACAGCGGTGCCTGCGGAAGCCGGCTTACCGGTTCATTAA
- a CDS encoding carboxymuconolactone decarboxylase family protein, which produces MSNESLYIRHNQAYSAKLFPYAPEAFKAFGEFNKQALAAGALSVKTKELIAVAVAHITGCPYCIEAHVNKAKDQNASLEELVESIIVATAVNAHSVFYNAINALNAYQGGEAGGELYARNNLEKIEEVEKLNEAQYTSFTAFVHQALQPGLLTAKEKILIALASSHITGNAYSIEIFSRQAKEAGITLEELAELILVATALKAGAALAHRVNAQQAFDREQE; this is translated from the coding sequence ATGTCTAACGAAAGTTTGTATATTCGCCATAATCAAGCCTATTCTGCAAAGCTATTTCCATACGCTCCTGAAGCGTTTAAAGCATTCGGTGAGTTTAATAAGCAAGCGTTAGCGGCTGGCGCGTTGTCAGTGAAAACAAAAGAGCTGATCGCCGTTGCTGTCGCCCATATTACGGGCTGCCCATACTGCATTGAGGCACATGTAAACAAGGCTAAAGATCAAAATGCCTCGCTTGAGGAGCTGGTAGAGTCTATTATAGTTGCGACTGCTGTGAATGCTCATTCCGTATTTTATAATGCAATCAATGCTTTGAATGCTTACCAGGGTGGAGAAGCTGGAGGAGAACTGTACGCAAGAAATAATCTTGAAAAGATTGAGGAAGTAGAAAAGCTTAACGAAGCACAGTACACTTCCTTCACTGCTTTTGTTCATCAGGCATTGCAGCCAGGCTTGCTAACAGCAAAAGAAAAAATATTAATTGCACTAGCATCCTCTCATATTACAGGCAATGCTTACAGCATCGAAATTTTTTCTCGTCAAGCTAAGGAAGCAGGGATTACACTTGAGGAGCTTGCAGAACTCATACTAGTAGCGACAGCACTTAAAGCAGGGGCAGCGCTGGCACATCGTGTAAATGCTCAGCAAGCGTTCGACCGCGAACAAGAATAA
- a CDS encoding DUF4129 domain-containing protein, with amino-acid sequence MNRSDTLRAFGQGVIELFFFMPILLIAAVYLLPASAVWVWIGTLPFCYLFASLIVKKYATMRYGVKWLIAVGIGALHGGIFISVWANDLIILAFALCSLAAVIVALRGMSARSRGWSVSFSNTHLLIGVLIYVSMQPLKLFLFKELVPYNTVLIVCGVAAIILFFFFANERHLNNETIDSAKTSATLAFKRQNRILIILVVSLISILALFRQIQQMIERFFHSIIDSIMNWLNKPGEQAPAEEPPADAAMPEMPAGEVKPPSEWMQILEQIFKVVGIVLALAVVVILMYFLLKKLTQWGKRLAAKLRERGENNSDSGAGYSDEIESLMTLTTLRERMGNQLKKLLPKKRSLAQEWSELSTNAEKIRYLYTHFLRTGAEEGYTVKAHMTPRETAEDLEKWKEGKLKHEGMQRFIEVYEEVRYGELPPDDRSVDSFKQQMIKKK; translated from the coding sequence ATGAATCGATCCGACACTTTGCGAGCTTTTGGACAAGGTGTCATTGAATTGTTTTTCTTTATGCCAATCCTTTTGATAGCTGCCGTTTATTTGCTGCCAGCGTCAGCCGTATGGGTGTGGATAGGTACGCTGCCGTTTTGTTATTTGTTTGCTTCATTAATTGTTAAAAAATATGCTACAATGCGTTACGGTGTAAAGTGGCTAATAGCTGTTGGGATTGGTGCCTTGCATGGCGGGATTTTCATTAGCGTATGGGCAAACGATTTAATCATTCTTGCCTTTGCACTCTGCAGCCTTGCCGCTGTCATTGTAGCGCTGAGAGGCATGTCGGCAAGGTCGCGCGGCTGGTCAGTGTCTTTTTCCAATACACATTTGCTGATTGGCGTGCTGATTTACGTCAGCATGCAGCCCTTGAAGCTGTTTTTGTTTAAAGAGCTTGTTCCGTATAATACGGTATTAATCGTTTGCGGTGTTGCTGCAATTATTTTATTCTTCTTTTTCGCAAATGAGCGGCATTTGAATAACGAGACGATTGATTCGGCTAAAACATCGGCAACTCTTGCTTTTAAACGCCAGAATCGGATATTGATCATCCTTGTGGTTAGCTTGATCAGTATTTTAGCTTTGTTCCGTCAAATCCAGCAAATGATTGAACGCTTCTTCCATTCGATCATCGATTCGATTATGAACTGGCTGAACAAGCCTGGAGAGCAAGCACCGGCGGAGGAGCCTCCAGCCGATGCCGCGATGCCTGAGATGCCTGCTGGGGAAGTTAAGCCGCCATCGGAATGGATGCAGATTTTGGAGCAGATATTTAAGGTTGTCGGAATTGTACTCGCACTCGCTGTTGTAGTCATTCTAATGTATTTTTTGCTGAAGAAGCTGACGCAATGGGGGAAACGTCTCGCCGCTAAGCTTCGGGAGCGAGGCGAGAATAACAGTGACAGCGGAGCTGGATATTCGGATGAAATCGAAAGCCTAATGACCTTAACTACCTTGCGGGAGCGGATGGGCAATCAGCTAAAGAAGCTGCTTCCGAAGAAACGCTCTTTGGCTCAAGAATGGAGCGAGCTGTCAACAAACGCAGAAAAAATTAGATATTTGTACACTCATTTCCTGCGAACAGGTGCTGAGGAAGGCTATACGGTCAAAGCTCATATGACTCCGCGAGAAACGGCGGAGGATTTGGAGAAATGGAAGGAAGGCAAGTTGAAACACGAGGGAATGCAGCGGTTTATTGAGGTGTACGAGGAAGTGCGCTATGGTGAATTGCCACCGGATGATCGGTCAGTGGATTCCTTTAAGCAGCAAATGATAAAGAAAAAATAA
- a CDS encoding phosphotransferase encodes MNDTIDFTKYLKEYRLDLPCEVENRESGMNNTTRIITSGEQKYVLRIYNNHKDAEIVRLEHEVLKQLNEQQLSFQVPIPVSNRSGDTVSIADDGTLSSLFRYIEGNRPSISNPAHVYALGHTAAELIRALSRIQPTQKPLYTPYYLLEETYASMNALTFLSMSDRSEELRKRRASFVALNKERESLVLECAQLSLLPKQWIHGDLVFNNTVSNGNDIIGVLDFEFTTIDVRAMELAVIVVDLIKPGDQHFQVKLRQLIKGFKDSLQLSEQELIKLPSLMKLRLLDVALHFAVRLRDNLDSEDIFCDIIDQSLFGCNWINDHWEDEYV; translated from the coding sequence TTGAATGATACGATCGATTTCACGAAATATTTGAAAGAATATAGATTGGATCTGCCCTGTGAGGTAGAGAACCGAGAAAGTGGAATGAATAATACTACGCGCATCATTACTTCAGGCGAGCAGAAATATGTACTGCGCATTTATAATAATCATAAAGATGCGGAAATAGTCAGACTTGAGCATGAGGTGCTGAAGCAATTGAATGAGCAGCAGCTCTCCTTTCAAGTTCCAATTCCTGTTAGCAATAGAAGCGGAGATACCGTTAGCATAGCGGATGATGGAACACTGTCGTCACTTTTTCGATATATTGAAGGTAATAGGCCATCGATATCTAATCCTGCTCATGTTTATGCTTTGGGTCATACTGCTGCTGAGCTTATCCGAGCATTAAGCCGAATTCAGCCAACACAGAAGCCCTTGTATACACCTTATTATTTATTGGAAGAAACCTATGCTTCGATGAATGCTCTTACTTTTTTATCTATGTCAGATCGATCAGAGGAGCTGAGAAAAAGAAGAGCAAGCTTTGTCGCGCTTAACAAAGAAAGGGAAAGTCTTGTTTTGGAATGCGCTCAGCTTAGTCTATTGCCCAAGCAGTGGATTCACGGCGACTTAGTATTTAACAATACGGTCTCGAATGGAAATGACATTATTGGCGTACTCGACTTTGAATTTACTACGATTGACGTAAGAGCAATGGAGCTTGCTGTCATCGTTGTTGATTTAATTAAACCGGGGGATCAACATTTCCAAGTCAAGTTGCGGCAGTTGATTAAAGGCTTCAAGGATTCTTTGCAGCTATCCGAGCAAGAGCTAATAAAGCTGCCTTCACTGATGAAATTGCGACTGCTGGATGTGGCGTTGCATTTTGCGGTTCGTTTAAGAGATAATTTAGATAGCGAAGATATTTTTTGCGACATTATCGATCAATCGTTGTTTGGCTGTAATTGGATCAATGATCATTGGGAGGATGAGTACGTATGA
- a CDS encoding LysR family transcriptional regulator, protein MEIRLIKAFQMIVKLGSFQRAAEALQYSQPTITIQIKKLEDELGVRLFERGKTITLTNAGRLFLERADSLLQEYDVLNSTLSDFINGDAGSVRLGATEPSASSRLPAILAKYTEIKPKVQVNVSIGTSRDMNRMLLEDQLDFALCNQPEPHIDLAFDSLFRESFALLLPTGHALADKEEIRLQDLKNEKMLFTPGTCPFRIRIEEMITSQIGQLRHAGMEVSGIHAIKYFVQAGMGIAISPEVAVSPAIPGTVIKPVKDLLSGPPLGLLYKRNTDAQSRISLDLKNEIKHQLLIEG, encoded by the coding sequence TTGGAAATCCGCCTAATTAAAGCGTTTCAAATGATCGTGAAACTGGGCAGCTTTCAACGCGCAGCTGAGGCCCTGCAATATTCACAGCCTACAATAACCATTCAAATAAAAAAGCTTGAGGACGAGCTGGGCGTACGTTTATTCGAAAGAGGAAAAACCATCACGCTAACGAACGCTGGTCGTTTGTTTCTTGAGCGAGCCGATTCCTTGCTTCAAGAATATGATGTGCTGAATAGTACACTCAGTGACTTTATTAATGGAGATGCAGGCAGCGTCCGTTTAGGCGCTACAGAACCTTCAGCGAGCAGTCGGCTGCCTGCAATCTTAGCGAAATATACCGAAATAAAACCCAAGGTTCAAGTGAATGTATCCATTGGAACAAGTCGTGATATGAATCGCATGCTGCTGGAGGACCAACTAGACTTTGCCCTATGCAATCAACCAGAGCCGCATATCGATCTGGCCTTCGACTCATTATTCCGGGAAAGCTTCGCTTTGCTGCTGCCAACCGGACATGCGTTAGCGGACAAAGAGGAAATCCGATTGCAGGATCTGAAAAATGAAAAAATGCTATTTACACCCGGTACATGCCCCTTCCGTATTCGTATTGAGGAAATGATCACAAGCCAGATCGGTCAATTGAGGCATGCAGGCATGGAGGTATCCGGCATCCATGCGATTAAATATTTTGTACAAGCTGGTATGGGAATTGCCATTTCTCCTGAAGTTGCTGTGTCGCCGGCCATTCCTGGCACCGTCATTAAGCCCGTAAAGGATTTGCTTAGCGGCCCGCCGCTTGGACTGCTGTACAAACGAAATACAGATGCGCAAAGCCGAATTTCTCTTGATCTGAAAAATGAGATTAAGCACCAGCTTCTCATTGAGGGATAA